A part of Sander vitreus isolate 19-12246 chromosome 8, sanVit1, whole genome shotgun sequence genomic DNA contains:
- the rnf141 gene encoding RING finger protein 141, with translation MGQQLSGQMTHLPEKLVKHAGLVRDSGYLTYEEFLARVAELNEVTAKLASGQQKHLLFEVEPGSDATALWKVAVRVLCTKINKENGMLEASRIMNLYQFIQLYRDITSQAAEVLSAEGAAKGPSAQLPSTDSCQASMWMGRVKQLTDEEECCICMDGKADLILPCAHSFCQKCIDKWSGQSRNCPICRLQVTAANESWVMSDFPTEDDMAGYILNLADEAGHPHRP, from the exons aTGGGCCAGCAGCTCTCAGGTCAGATGACTCATCTGCCTGAGAAGCTGGTGAAACACGCCGGACTGGTACGTGACAGCGGCTACCTAACCTACGAGGAGTTTCTGGCAAGAGTGGCCGAACTTAACGAAGT TACGGCCAAGCTAGCTTCAGGACAGCAGAAACACCTGCTGTTTGAGGTTGAGCCAGGATCCGATGCCACGGCCTTGTGGAAGGTGGCTGTCAGGGTCCTCTGTACCAAG ATCAACAAGGAAAACGGTATGTTGGAAGCATCACGCATCATGAACCTGTACCAGTTCATCCAGCTGTACCGTGACATCACCAGCCAGGCTGCTGAGGTGCTGTCTGCAGAGGGCGCCGCCAAGGGCCCGTCTGCCCAGCTCCCCTCCACAGACTCCTGCCAGGCCAGCATGTGGATGGGCAG AGTGAAGCAGCTGACCGATGAGGAGGAGTGCTGTATCTGCATGGATGGAAAGGCCGACCTTATTCTTCCCTGTGCACACAGCTTCTGTCAGAAGTGCATTGATAAATG GAGTGGGCAGAGCCGAAACTGTCCGATATGTCGCTTGCAAGTGACTGCTGCCAATGAATCATGGGTAATGTCTGATTTCCCCACAGAGGACGACATGGCTGGCTACATACTCAACTTGGCTGATGAGGCGGGTCATCCACACAGGCCttaa
- the LOC144521479 gene encoding alpha-1,3-mannosyl-glycoprotein 4-beta-N-acetylglucosaminyltransferase C-like, with amino-acid sequence MWKSMDKMRFFRKRSMFPFLGFLITFLLFFNLYMDDGYVLEAEKRQLGETLMHPANSERYIHRFRDLSNFSGTINVTYRYLAGIPLPRKKYLTIGLSSVKRKKGNYLLETIKSIFDQSSYEELKEIVVVVHLADFDLVWCENLVQEITRKFAHHIIAGRLLVIQAPEEYYPSLDGLKRNYNDPEDRVRFRSKQNVDYAFLLNFCTNLSHFYMMLEDDVRCSRNFLTALKKVITSREGSYWVMLEFSKLGYIGKLYHSRDLPRLAHFLLMFYQEMPCDWLLIHFRGLLAQKDVIRFKPSLFQHMGYYSSYKGAENKLKDDDFEEDSIDIPDNPPASLFTNINVFENYDATKAYSTVDEYFWGKPPCTGDFFVIIFNKSTKISRIKILTGTEDRQNDILHHGALEVGQKSVDTKQGRQCTSYITLGEFKGGSIEVSNVDHKIGFDIECVRVVVTASQKEWLIIRTISLWTTQPVSQFKK; translated from the exons ATGTGGAAGTCCATGGACAAAATGAGGTTTTTCAGGAAACGATCCATGTTCCCCTTCCTCGGCTTCCTCAtcaccttcctcctcttcttcaacCTTTACATGGATGATGGATATGTGCTG GAGGCTGAAAAAAGACAACTGGGAGAAACACTGATGCATCCTGCAAACTCTGAGAGATACATCCACAGATTCAGAGATCTGTCTAATTTCTCTGGGACTATTAATGTGACGTATCGCTACCTTGCGGGAATTCCTTTGCCACGCAAAA AGTATCTCACCATTGGTTTGTCATCTGTCAAGAGGAAAAAGGGGAATTATCTACTAGAGACGATCAAATCCATCTTTGATCAGTCCAGTTACGAGGAACTCAAAGAGATTGTGGTTGTGGTCCACCTGGCAGACTTTGACCTGGTCTGGTGTGAGAACCTGGTGCAGGAAATCACCAGGAAGTTTGCCCACCACATCATAGCCGGACGGCTCCTGGTGATCCAGGCACCAGAGGAGTACTATCCGTCTCTGGACGGGCTAAAAAGGAACTACAACGACCCGGAGGACCGGGTCCGTTTCCGCTCTAAGCAGAACGTGGACTACGCTTTCCTTCTCAACTTCTGCACAAACCTCTCTCACTTCTACATGATGTTAGAGGACGACGTGCGCTGCTCCAGGAACTTCCTGACGGCGCTGAAGAAGGTGATCACCTCCAGAGAAGGCTCCTACTGGGTGATGCTGGAGTTCTCCAAGCTGGGCTACATCGGGAAGCTGTACCACTCCAGAGACCTGCCCCGTCTGGCTCATTTCCTCCTCATGTTCTACCAGGAAATGCCTTGCGACTGGCTCCTCATCCACTTCAGGGGTCTGCTGGCCCAGAAGGACGTGATCCGCTTCAAGCCCTCGCTGTTCCAGCACATGGGCTACTACTCCTCTTACAAAGGAGCAGAGAACAAGCTGAAAGACGACGACTTTGAGGAAGACTCCATAGACATCCCTGACAACCCTCCTGCCAGCCTCTTCACAAACATCAACGTCTTTGAAAACTATGACGCCACCAAGGCTTACAGCACTGTTGATGAATATTTCTGGGGGAAGCCTCCATGCACGGGAGACTTCTTTGTCATAATCTTTAATAAATCAACTAAAATCAGCAGAATTAAAATTTTGACGGGCACAGAGGACAGACAAAATGACATTCTTCACCACGGAGCTCTGGAAGTCGGACAAAAGTCTGTGGACACTAAACAGGGAAGGCAGTGTACATCCTACATCACATTAGGAGAGTTTAAAGGTGGAAGCATCGAAGTTAGCAATGTGGATCACAAGATCGGCTTTGACATTGAGTGTGTACGAGTCGTCGTCACTGCCAGTCAGAAAGAATGGCTCATCATAAGAACTATCAGTTTATGGACCACACAACCTGTGAGTCAGTTTAAAAAGTAA